A part of Gracilimonas sediminicola genomic DNA contains:
- a CDS encoding dihydrodipicolinate reductase C-terminal domain-containing protein: MKIAVIGTGKTGGKVVELLGDELSEAFDSSNPPTVEKLQVADAVIIFVPGDAVPDVLDTVIEAGIPAAWGSTGCEWPNDLEEQVKAKNAKWIMASNFSLGMNVIRKSIEAISAGSNILKDPEFYIHEVHHVHKKDAPSGTALSWKEWLDKEAEVTSAREGDVKGIHELTLKTETEEITLKHKALDRALFAEGAIWAAKQLVNHSKMEAGIRTFGQLFDQVMEEQK; the protein is encoded by the coding sequence ATGAAAATTGCAGTTATTGGAACAGGAAAGACCGGTGGAAAAGTGGTGGAGCTTTTGGGAGATGAACTATCCGAAGCTTTTGACTCATCGAATCCCCCCACCGTAGAGAAACTTCAAGTAGCAGATGCGGTTATCATTTTTGTGCCGGGAGATGCCGTACCCGATGTACTGGACACAGTGATTGAGGCCGGCATCCCGGCCGCATGGGGAAGTACCGGTTGTGAGTGGCCAAACGATTTGGAGGAGCAGGTAAAAGCCAAGAATGCGAAATGGATTATGGCTTCCAATTTTAGCCTGGGAATGAATGTAATCCGTAAAAGCATCGAGGCTATTTCGGCGGGATCAAACATTTTGAAAGACCCGGAATTTTATATTCACGAAGTGCATCACGTTCATAAAAAAGATGCCCCCAGCGGAACGGCACTGTCCTGGAAGGAGTGGTTGGATAAGGAAGCAGAAGTAACCTCAGCCCGGGAAGGTGATGTTAAAGGAATTCATGAACTGACCCTGAAAACAGAAACAGAAGAAATCACCCTAAAACATAAGGCCTTAGACCGTGCTTTATTTGCAGAAGGGGCGATTTGGGCCGCAAAGCAACTGGTTAACCATTCGAAGATGGAAGCAGGAATTCGTACCTTTGGGCAGTTATTTGATCAAGTAATGGAGGAACAAAAATAA